A region of Pseudopipra pipra isolate bDixPip1 chromosome 10, bDixPip1.hap1, whole genome shotgun sequence DNA encodes the following proteins:
- the POLR2H gene encoding DNA-directed RNA polymerases I, II, and III subunit RPABC3 isoform X1, translated as MAGILFEDIFDVKDIDPEGKKFDRVSRLHCESESFKMDLILDVNIQIYPVDLGDKFRLVIASTLYEDGTLDDGEYNPTDDRPSRADQFEYVMYGKVYRIEGDETSTEAATRLSAYVSYGGLLMRLQGDANNLHGFEVDSRVYLLMKKLAF; from the exons ATGGCCGGGATCCTCTTCGAGGACATCTTCGACGTGAAGGACATCGACCCCGAGGGCAAGAAGTTCGACCGTG TGTCTCGCCTGCACTGCGAGAGTGAGTCCTTCAAGATGGATCTCATCCTGGACGTGAACATCCAGATCTACCCAGTGGACCTCG GGGACAAATTCCGCCTGGTCATCGCCAGCACATTGTATGAGGACGGCACCCTGGATGACGGCGAGTACAACCCCACAGACGACCGGCCGTCCAG GGCAGACCAGTTTGAGTACGTGATGTATGGCAAGGTGTACCGGATTGAAGGGGACGAGACTTCCACAGAGGCGGCCACACGCCT ctctgcctaCGTGTCCTATGGGGGGCTGCTTATGCGGCTGCAGGGAGACGCAAACAACCTGCACGGGTTTGAGGTGGACTCTCGTGTTTACCTTCTGATGAAGAAGTTGGCCTTCTAG
- the POLR2H gene encoding DNA-directed RNA polymerases I, II, and III subunit RPABC3 isoform X2 codes for MAGILFEDIFDVKDIDPEGKKFDRVSRLHCESESFKMDLILDVNIQIYPVDLALPTCPMGGCLCGCRETQTTCTGLRWTLVFTF; via the exons ATGGCCGGGATCCTCTTCGAGGACATCTTCGACGTGAAGGACATCGACCCCGAGGGCAAGAAGTTCGACCGTG TGTCTCGCCTGCACTGCGAGAGTGAGTCCTTCAAGATGGATCTCATCCTGGACGTGAACATCCAGATCTACCCAGTGGACCTCG ctctgcctaCGTGTCCTATGGGGGGCTGCTTATGCGGCTGCAGGGAGACGCAAACAACCTGCACGGGTTTGAGGTGGACTCTCGTGTTTACCTTCTGA
- the THPO gene encoding thrombopoietin, with the protein MQGRSPQLSMELNRLLLLTSFLLHVKEDHASPTRLVCDNRLIQKYILEAKDMEKRVGQCQALPVLSCPVVLPLVDFSLQQWKSKSNETKRREILCDLALLVGAATGALGQVSEECGARQLSQLYQHANSFFLLLQTFSWEAGHWELSCSPHSMEQTHITSVFLTYRQLVQGKLRFFFHDLAKVLCKQGQGGSRDPPCGAQ; encoded by the exons ATGCAGGGCCGAAGCCCCCAGCTGAGCATGGAGCTGAACA GACTGCTCCTCCTCACATCCTTCCTCCTGCACGTGAAGGAAGACCATGCCAGCCCAACACGGCTGGTCTGTGACAACAGGCTCATCCAGAAGTACATCCTGGAGGCCAAAGACATGGAGAAGAGAGTG GGCCAGTGCCaggccctgcctgtgctcagctgccctgtggtGCTGCCCTTGGTGGACTTCAGCCTCCAGCAGTGGAAATCCAAATCG AATGAGACAAAGCGGCGGGAGATCCTGTGTGACCTGGCCCTGCTGGTGGGTGCTGCCACAGGGGCCCTGGGCCAGGTGAGCGAGGAGTGCGGGGCCAGGCAGCTGAGCCAGCTTTACCAACATGCCAACtccttcttcctgctcctgcagacCTTCAGCTGGGAG GCAGGACactgggagctgagctgctcccCACACTCCATGGAGCAGACCCACATCACCAGTGTCTTCCTCACCTACCGGCAGCTGGTGCAGGGCAAGTTGCGCTTCTTCTTCCACGACCTGGCCAAGGTCTTGTGCAAGCAAGGACAGGGGGGCAGCAGAGACCCTCCATGCGGGGCCCAGTGA